The Phoenix dactylifera cultivar Barhee BC4 chromosome 15, palm_55x_up_171113_PBpolish2nd_filt_p, whole genome shotgun sequence genome contains a region encoding:
- the LOC103716317 gene encoding pollen receptor-like kinase 3, whose translation MTAVLPLVCFLFLIAISCPSAAAQEVVAEGKAPTSDLLALLQLKDSFANAGGLSSWSANGSLPCKWTGVFCTNNVVIGLNLANLGLSGKIDIDALAPLKGLRAINFNNNSFSGPLPAALSRLGALKSIYLAGNKFSGSIPSDLFASMSHLKKLWLDHNDFSGPVPSSLANLAYLMELLLDDNAFEGAIPDFSSKALKTFNAANNKLSGPIPASLAHFDAAAFQGNTALCGAPLSSTPCSTTPPTTTTPASSEKESGSGKMAVILVIAALLLFALVSALLIIRQRQRDKESNTLGADVAEAEAVEAANPVPASSESSHKQKSVGSSHKPSGSSRSGSALAGGAGAGGSAGELVMVNEEKGVFGLADLMKASAEVLGNGGLGSTYKAVMASGLAVAVKRMREMNRVGKDAFEEQIRLLGRLRHPNVLTPLAFHYRKEEKLVASEYVPKGSLAFILHGDRGPDHRALDWPTRLKIIRGIARGMAYLHGELAALDVPHGNLKSGNVLLGPDFEPLLVDYGFLGLVAQSQASHVMFAYKSPETLQDRHVSPKSDVYCLGVVILEVLTGKFPSQYLNNTKGGTDVVQWTASAIAENREAELLDPEITGGDMASEPVMVRLLQLGAACADVDPDERPNMKEVVQFIEEITVGPFGPLPSLKNSHADVALSAPEPAPEGAGSGGTTGERLTGDNLPFHGAR comes from the exons ATGACCGCTGTTCTACCCTTGGTCTGTTTCCTCTTCCTCATCGCCATATCCTGCCCCTCCGCCGCTGCCCAGGAGGTGGTGGCGGAGGGGAAGGCTCCGACGTCGGACTTGTTGGCCCTCCTCCAACTCAAAGACTCGTTCGCAAATGCCGGGGGCCTCTCCTCGTGGTCGGCCAACGGCAGCCTCCCATGCAAGTGGACCGGCGTCTTCTGCACTAACAATGTCGTCATCGGCCTAAACCTCGCCAACCTTGGACTCTCCGGCAAAATCGACATTGACGCCCTGGCCCCGTTGAAGGGCCTCCGAGCCATCAACTTCAACAACAACTCCTTCTCTGGCCCCCTTCCCGCTGCCCTCTCCCGCCTCGGAGCCCTCAAATCCATCTACCTCGCTGGCAACAAGTTCTCCGGCTCCATCCCGTCCGACCTCTTTGCCTCCATGAGCCACCTCAAGAAGCTTTGGCTCGACCACAACGATTTCTCCGGCCCGGTCCCCTCCTCGCTCGCCAACCTAGCCTATCTCATGGAGCTCCTTCTCGATGACAACGCCTTCGAGGGTGCAATCCCCGACTTCTCCTCCAAAGCTCTTAAGACCTTCAACGCTGCGAACAACAAACTCTCTGGCCCCATTCCCGCCTCCCTCGCCCACTTCGACGCCGCCGCCTTCCAAGGCAATACCGCCCTCTGCGGCGCCCCACTCAGTTCCACCCCATGCAGCACCACCCCGCCGACAACGACGACGCCAGCGTCGTCGGAAAAGGAATCCGGGTCCGGCAAGATGGCGGTCATTTTGGTCATTGCCGCCTTGCTGCTCTTCGCGCTGGTCTCCGCATTACTGATAATTCGGCAGCGGCAGCGGGACAAGGAGTCGAACACGCTCGGCGCTGACGTTGCCGAGGCTGAGGCCGTGGAGGCGGCCAACCCGGTCCCGGCCTCATCGGAGTCGAGCCACAAGCAAAAGTCGGTCGGGTCGAGCCACAAACCGTCCGGCTCGAGCAGATCCGGTTCAGCGCTAGCCGGGGGCGCCGGAGCCGGCGGAAGCGCGGGGGAGCTGGTGATGGTCAACGAGGAGAAGGGCGTCTTTGGTCTCGCCGATTTAATGAAGGCCTCCGCCGAGGTACTCGGCAACGGCGGTCTCGGGTCGACCTACAAGGCCGTCATGGCCAGCGGCCTCGCCGTCGCTGTTAAGCGCATGCGCGAAATGAACCGTGTCGGGAAGGACGCTTTCGAAGAGCAAATCCGGCTGCTCGGAAGACTCCGGCACCCCAACGTCCTAACGCCGTTAGCCTTCCATTACCGGAAAGAGGAGAAGCTCGTGGCCAGCGAGTACGTCCCGAAGGGCAGCCTTGCATTTATCCTTCATG ggGATCGCGGCCCGGATCACAGGGCGTTGGATTGGCCGACGAGGCTAAAGATCATACGAGGAATCGCGCGAGGAATGGCGTACCTCCACGGCGAGCTGGCTGCGCTCGACGTGCCCCATGGGAATCTTAAGTCCGGGAACGTCCTCCTCGGCCCCGACTTCGAGCCGCTGCTCGTCGACTATGGTTTCCTTGGGTTGGTCGCCCAGTCGCAAGCGTCGCATGTCATGTTCGCGTACAAgtctcctgagaccctgcaagaCCGCCATGTGTCTCCGAAATCAGACGTGTATTGCCTTGGGGTGGTGATACTGGAGGTTCTCACCGGGAAATTCCCGTCGCAGTATTTGAACAACACGAAGGGCGGGACGGACGTGGTGCAGTGGACGGCGTCGGCGATCGCGGAGAACCGGGAGGCCGAATTGCTGGACCCGGAGATCACGGGAGGGGACATGGCCTCGGAGCCGGTGATGGTGCGGCTCCTGCAGCTCGGCGCGGCGTGCGCCGACGTGGATCCAGACGAAAGGCCCAATATGAAGGAGGTGGTCCAGTTCATCGAGGAGATAACCGTCGGGCCGTTCGGGCCGCTGCCGTCACTGAAGAACAGCCACGCCGACGTGGCGCTGAGCGCACCGGAGCCGGCGCCAGAGGGCGCGGGGAGTGGGGGGACTACCGGCGAACGGCTGACCGGCGATAACTTGCCCTTTCACGGCGCACGATGA
- the LOC103716314 gene encoding ubiquinone biosynthesis protein COQ9-B, mitochondrial, translating into MLRSVAARRLLAHLVSPGRSAAAPAFRRLSTPASPQPNQPHTSSEQPQGEPPNPTPGASASSRATGEDGGTHPRRAGPGPRARGDYEEEQARVLRAALPHVVRFGWSESAMIAGARDVGISPSIVGSFPRKEAALVEFFMDDCLQRLIDRIDSGEELKNSILSDRLSKLIRIRLEMQAPYISKWPQALSIQAQPMNLPTSFKQRALLVDEIWHAVGHTGSDIDWYVKRTVLGGIYSTSEVYMVTDHSPDFRDTWKFLDHRIKDAFDLQKTVQEAAYLAEAVAAGMGNSVQGVVRRVFQG; encoded by the exons ATGTTGCGATCGGTGGCGGCTCGTCGTCTACTCGCCCACCTCGTTTCCCCTGGCCGCTCCGCCGCGGCTCCGGCCTTTCGCCGCCTCTCAACCCCGGCCTCTCCCCAGCCGAATCAGCCTCATACCTCCTCCGAACAGCCGCAAGGAGAACCCCCAAATCCAACACCAGGGGCGTCGGCGTCGTCGAGAGCCACGGGAGAGGATGGCGGGACCCACCCGCGGAGGGCCGGCCCTGGACCACGAGCAAGAGGGGACTATGAGGAGGAGCAGGCCCGGGTTCTCCGCGCGGCCCTTCCTCATGTC GTGAGGTTTGGATGGAGCGAATCCGCGATGATTGCTGGCGCAAGGGATGTGGGCATCTCCCCTTCCATTGTCGGTTCTTTTCCTCGTAAAGAGGCGGCTCTTGTTGAG TTTTTCATGGATGACTGCCTTCAGAGACTTATCGATAGAATTGATTCTGGAGAGGAGTTGAAGAATTCAATACTTAGTGACCGCCTTTCAAAGCTTATCCGCATCCGGTTGGAGATGCAAGCACCTTATATATCAAAATGGCCTCAAGCACTGAGCATCCAG GCACAACCCATGAACCTCCCGACAAGTTTTAAGCAGCGGGCATTACTGGTTGATGAGATTTGGCATGCTGTTGGGCACACGGGCTCTGATATTGACTGGTATGTGAAGCGAACAGTACTTGGAGGTATATACTCGACATCTGAGGTGTATATGGTGACTGATCATTCCCCAG ATTTTCGTGATACATGGAAGTTCTTGGACCATCGGATTAAAGATGcttttgatcttcagaagactgTGCAGGAG GCTGCTTATTTAGCTGAGGCAGTTGCAGCGGGCATGGGAAACTCGGTGCAGGGAGTCGTGAGGAGGGTGTTTCAGGGTTGA
- the LOC103716313 gene encoding SPX domain-containing protein 5, translating to MKFGKRLKQQIEETLPEWRDKFLSYKDLKKLVRLISSTNPSTEAEMAFTDLLDAEIDKFNAFFVEQEEEFIIRQRELQERIKRVIETFGPGGSQPSETEYAAEMGRIRKDIVNFHGEMVLLENYSSINYTGLAKILKKYDKRTGGLLRLPFIEKVLKQPFFTTDLVSKLVKECENTMDAVFPVVAREQAERGEREALMAAEQSIFRNTVAALATMEELRKGSSTYGHFSLPPLTLPDADLLQPFQLPSPIPIQ from the exons ATGAAGTTTGGGAAGAGGCTAAAACAGCAGATAGAGGAGACCCTCCCAGAGTGGAGGGACAAGTTTCTCTCCTACAAGGATCTCAAGAAGCTGGTCCGCCTCATCTCCAGCACCAACCCATCTACCGAGGCCGAGATGGCGTTCACAGATCTTCTCGATGCCGAGATCGATAAGTTCAACGCCTTTTTCGTCGAGCAGGAGGAGGAATTCATCATCCGCCAAAGG GAGCTGCAGGAGAGGATTAAAAGAGTGATCGAGACGTTCGGGCCCGGCGGGAGCCAGCCGTCGGAGACGGAGTATGCGGCGGAGATGGGGAGGATAAGGAAGGACATCGTTAATTTCCATGGCGAAATGGTCCTACTGGAGAACTACAGCAGTATTAATTACACAG GGCTGGCGAAGATACTGAAGAAATATGACAAGCGGACAGGAGGGCTGCTGAGATTGCCATTCATCGAGAAGGTTTTGAAGCAGCCCTTCTTCACGACCGACCTCGTCTCCAAACTGGTCAAGGAATGCGAGAACACGATGGATGCCGTGTTCCCGGTGGTAGCTCGAGAGCAAGCTGAGCGAGGCGAGAGGGAGGCATTGATGGCAGCAGAGCAGAGCATCTTCAGGAACACGGTAGCTGCGCTTGCGACCATGGAAGAACTGAGGAAGGGAAGCTCCACCTATGGTCACTTCTCGCTGCCTCCTTTGACTTTGCCTGATGCTGATCTCTTGCAGCCTTTCCAGCTTCCCTCTCCCATTCCCATACAATAA
- the LOC103716312 gene encoding translation initiation factor eIF-2B subunit beta isoform X2, producing MPDVQALVNDFVLKLKRRKIEGSHASARHTAELLRSVISQQRMPHTNQAGALIDAVKAVGEQLIAANPVELAVGNIVRRVLHIIREEDLSSTATAIEGLGLSAGSDDDDEGQHVDHPALSAAALAAAARSTLRAPSLQTLLEDIPRSAVTPQPPSSGGDSEGKSKSDKNLRSRKLKHDVIEAINELIQDIDTCHEQVSEQAVEHIHQNEVILTFGRSRTVKEFLCAAKEKNRSFRVFVAEGAPRYQGHVLAKELVGKGIQTTVITDSAVFAMISRVNMVIVGAHAIMANGGVIAPVGINMVALAAQRHAVPFVVVAGSHKLCPLYPHNPEVLLNDLKSPSDLLDFGEFSDCMDFGSHGGSPLLHVVNPAFDYVPPKLVSLFITDTGGHNPSYVYRLIADYYSADDLVVKRRSTS from the exons ATGCCGGACGTCCAGGCCCTCGTTAATGATTTCGTTCTCAAGCTCAAGAGACG GAAGATCGAGGGGTCGCACGCGAGCGCGCGGCATACGGCGGAGCTGCTCCGGTCGGTGATCTCGCAACAGAGGATGCCACATACGAACCAGGCGGGGGCGCTGATCGATGCCGTTAAGGCGGTCGGCGAGCAACTTATCGCCGCAAACCCTGTCG AGCTTGCTGTGGGGAACATTGTGAGGCGTGTTTTGCATATCATCAGAGAGGAAGATCTTTCTTCAACTGCAACTGCAATTGAGGGACTGGGCCTATCTGCTGgtagtgatgatgatgatgagggtcAACATGTGGATCACCCAGCATTATCTGCTGCAGCTCTTGCTGCTGCTGCCAGAAGCACCCTTCGTGCCCCTTCTTTGCAAACCCTTCTTGAAGACATACCTAGGTCTGCTGTTACTCCTCAGCCTCCTTCTTCAGGGGGTGATTCTGAAGGAAAAAGCAAAT CAGATAAGAACTTGAGGAGCCGGAAGCTAAAGCATGATGTCATTGAGGCTATCAATGAACTGATTCAAGACATTGATACCTGCCATGAACAAGTTTCTGAACAAGCAGTGGAGCATATTCACCAAAA TGAGGTCATTTTAACTTTTGGCCGTTCAAGAACAGTCAAGGAATTCCTTTGTGCGGCAAAAGAGAAAAATCGATCTTTTCGGGTATTTGTTGCTGAGGGTGCTCCAAG GTATCAGGGGCATGTTCTTGCAAAAGAGCTGGTTGGAAAAGGCATACAAACCACTGTTATAACTGATTCTGCGGTTTTTGCCATGATTTCCCGAGTGAACATG GTGATAGTCGGAGCTCATGCAATCATGGCAAATGGTGGAGTTATTGCACCAGTAGGCATTAATATGGTTGCACTTGCTGCTCAAAGGCATGCTGTCCCATTTGTTGTGGTTGCTGGTAGTCACAAG TTGTGTCCCTTATACCCACATAATCCAGAGGTTCTGCTGAATGATCTCAAATCTCCATCTGATTTGTTGGATTTTGGGGAGTTTTCAGATTGTATGGATTTTGGTAGTCATGGCGGGTcacctcttcttcatgttgttaATCCAGCATTTGACTATGTGCCTCCAAAGCTTGTCAGCCTTTTCATTACCGATAC GGgagggcataatccatcttacGTGTATCGGCTCATTGCAGATTATTACTCTGCTGATGATCTTGTGGTGAAGCGAAGATCAACTTCATGA
- the LOC103716312 gene encoding translation initiation factor eIF-2B subunit beta isoform X3, translating into MPDVQALVNDFVLKLKRRKIEGSHASARHTAELLRSVISQQRMPHTNQAGALIDAVKAVGEQLIAANPVADKNLRSRKLKHDVIEAINELIQDIDTCHEQVSEQAVEHIHQNEVILTFGRSRTVKEFLCAAKEKNRSFRVFVAEGAPRYQGHVLAKELVGKGIQTTVITDSAVFAMISRVNMVIVGAHAIMANGGVIAPVGINMVALAAQRHAVPFVVVAGSHKLCPLYPHNPEVLLNDLKSPSDLLDFGEFSDCMDFGSHGGSPLLHVVNPAFDYVPPKLVSLFITDTGGHNPSYVYRLIADYYSADDLVVKRRSTS; encoded by the exons ATGCCGGACGTCCAGGCCCTCGTTAATGATTTCGTTCTCAAGCTCAAGAGACG GAAGATCGAGGGGTCGCACGCGAGCGCGCGGCATACGGCGGAGCTGCTCCGGTCGGTGATCTCGCAACAGAGGATGCCACATACGAACCAGGCGGGGGCGCTGATCGATGCCGTTAAGGCGGTCGGCGAGCAACTTATCGCCGCAAACCCTGTCG CAGATAAGAACTTGAGGAGCCGGAAGCTAAAGCATGATGTCATTGAGGCTATCAATGAACTGATTCAAGACATTGATACCTGCCATGAACAAGTTTCTGAACAAGCAGTGGAGCATATTCACCAAAA TGAGGTCATTTTAACTTTTGGCCGTTCAAGAACAGTCAAGGAATTCCTTTGTGCGGCAAAAGAGAAAAATCGATCTTTTCGGGTATTTGTTGCTGAGGGTGCTCCAAG GTATCAGGGGCATGTTCTTGCAAAAGAGCTGGTTGGAAAAGGCATACAAACCACTGTTATAACTGATTCTGCGGTTTTTGCCATGATTTCCCGAGTGAACATG GTGATAGTCGGAGCTCATGCAATCATGGCAAATGGTGGAGTTATTGCACCAGTAGGCATTAATATGGTTGCACTTGCTGCTCAAAGGCATGCTGTCCCATTTGTTGTGGTTGCTGGTAGTCACAAG TTGTGTCCCTTATACCCACATAATCCAGAGGTTCTGCTGAATGATCTCAAATCTCCATCTGATTTGTTGGATTTTGGGGAGTTTTCAGATTGTATGGATTTTGGTAGTCATGGCGGGTcacctcttcttcatgttgttaATCCAGCATTTGACTATGTGCCTCCAAAGCTTGTCAGCCTTTTCATTACCGATAC GGgagggcataatccatcttacGTGTATCGGCTCATTGCAGATTATTACTCTGCTGATGATCTTGTGGTGAAGCGAAGATCAACTTCATGA
- the LOC103716312 gene encoding translation initiation factor eIF-2B subunit beta isoform X1, with product MPDVQALVNDFVLKLKRRKIEGSHASARHTAELLRSVISQQRMPHTNQAGALIDAVKAVGEQLIAANPVELAVGNIVRRVLHIIREEDLSSTATAIEGLGLSAGSDDDDEGQHVDHPALSAAALAAAARSTLRAPSLQTLLEDIPRSAVTPQPPSSGGDSEGKSKSADKNLRSRKLKHDVIEAINELIQDIDTCHEQVSEQAVEHIHQNEVILTFGRSRTVKEFLCAAKEKNRSFRVFVAEGAPRYQGHVLAKELVGKGIQTTVITDSAVFAMISRVNMVIVGAHAIMANGGVIAPVGINMVALAAQRHAVPFVVVAGSHKLCPLYPHNPEVLLNDLKSPSDLLDFGEFSDCMDFGSHGGSPLLHVVNPAFDYVPPKLVSLFITDTGGHNPSYVYRLIADYYSADDLVVKRRSTS from the exons ATGCCGGACGTCCAGGCCCTCGTTAATGATTTCGTTCTCAAGCTCAAGAGACG GAAGATCGAGGGGTCGCACGCGAGCGCGCGGCATACGGCGGAGCTGCTCCGGTCGGTGATCTCGCAACAGAGGATGCCACATACGAACCAGGCGGGGGCGCTGATCGATGCCGTTAAGGCGGTCGGCGAGCAACTTATCGCCGCAAACCCTGTCG AGCTTGCTGTGGGGAACATTGTGAGGCGTGTTTTGCATATCATCAGAGAGGAAGATCTTTCTTCAACTGCAACTGCAATTGAGGGACTGGGCCTATCTGCTGgtagtgatgatgatgatgagggtcAACATGTGGATCACCCAGCATTATCTGCTGCAGCTCTTGCTGCTGCTGCCAGAAGCACCCTTCGTGCCCCTTCTTTGCAAACCCTTCTTGAAGACATACCTAGGTCTGCTGTTACTCCTCAGCCTCCTTCTTCAGGGGGTGATTCTGAAGGAAAAAGCAAAT CAGCAGATAAGAACTTGAGGAGCCGGAAGCTAAAGCATGATGTCATTGAGGCTATCAATGAACTGATTCAAGACATTGATACCTGCCATGAACAAGTTTCTGAACAAGCAGTGGAGCATATTCACCAAAA TGAGGTCATTTTAACTTTTGGCCGTTCAAGAACAGTCAAGGAATTCCTTTGTGCGGCAAAAGAGAAAAATCGATCTTTTCGGGTATTTGTTGCTGAGGGTGCTCCAAG GTATCAGGGGCATGTTCTTGCAAAAGAGCTGGTTGGAAAAGGCATACAAACCACTGTTATAACTGATTCTGCGGTTTTTGCCATGATTTCCCGAGTGAACATG GTGATAGTCGGAGCTCATGCAATCATGGCAAATGGTGGAGTTATTGCACCAGTAGGCATTAATATGGTTGCACTTGCTGCTCAAAGGCATGCTGTCCCATTTGTTGTGGTTGCTGGTAGTCACAAG TTGTGTCCCTTATACCCACATAATCCAGAGGTTCTGCTGAATGATCTCAAATCTCCATCTGATTTGTTGGATTTTGGGGAGTTTTCAGATTGTATGGATTTTGGTAGTCATGGCGGGTcacctcttcttcatgttgttaATCCAGCATTTGACTATGTGCCTCCAAAGCTTGTCAGCCTTTTCATTACCGATAC GGgagggcataatccatcttacGTGTATCGGCTCATTGCAGATTATTACTCTGCTGATGATCTTGTGGTGAAGCGAAGATCAACTTCATGA